The proteins below are encoded in one region of Candidatus Palauibacter soopunensis:
- a CDS encoding choice-of-anchor B family protein: protein MKIRSLAATLAAFTVLVSIVGPAALAAQGFGTSVLVAGGGVLVGEPTSEREPGSVRVFRDGRWTEVQALYAPDSAARDGFGAALAAGGPHLFVGAPGAGAVHVFEREGAEWRHAAEISSPGLEAFGRSLAAGDTHLLVAAADGAGGQDVVVAYRRVNGGWEEEARLAADGAPAGFGASIALGGDLALVGAPLVAEGRGEAYLFGFEADAGWQRVARLGGEGGDAGRAFGSAVAFAGEEALVGAAGQDAGLGAIHRFARDAAGEWQLAETVAPDNAAPTAFGAALAVHGATAWVGAPLAGGRGLVYRMERSEDGWTVEAGFDMPGREPVQVGRVVAAGSGRVVAGLPADDFGAGSAVLMDIRSSRLVRLASEQVGLSSISGGQIDCEEGLAEGFDCDRVDLLSFIPREELGAPRGVRLNDVWGWTDPATQREYALVGRMDGIAFVDVTDPFNPRYLGNFAKTPGSRSNTWRDMKVFGDHMFVVADGAGQHGMQVFDLTQLRDVTEPREWKPTALYEEVASVHNVAINEETGFAYLVGASGGGETCGGGSHIVDINDPLNPVFVGCFAHPNTGRRNTGNSHDTQCVIYHGPDEDYAGREICVNANETAISIADVTDKSNPVAVARAEYANVAYAHQGWLTEDHAYFYSNDELDEVSGQVDATRTLVWDLQDLDDPLLVREYYSPTKVTDHNLYVRGDRLYMSNNRAGLRVLDISDPENPTEAGSFDTTPWGEDAAGFDGTWSVYPYFESGTILLSSRREGLFLVKARAERLVP, encoded by the coding sequence ATGAAGATCCGATCGTTGGCCGCCACCCTGGCCGCCTTCACCGTCCTGGTCTCGATCGTCGGTCCCGCGGCGCTCGCCGCACAGGGATTCGGCACTTCGGTGCTCGTGGCCGGGGGCGGAGTTCTGGTGGGGGAGCCCACCTCCGAGCGTGAGCCCGGAAGCGTCCGCGTCTTCCGAGACGGCCGCTGGACGGAGGTCCAGGCGCTGTACGCGCCGGACTCGGCGGCACGAGATGGCTTCGGGGCAGCGCTGGCGGCCGGCGGTCCGCACCTGTTCGTGGGCGCACCGGGGGCGGGCGCCGTGCACGTGTTCGAGCGCGAGGGTGCCGAATGGCGGCACGCCGCGGAGATCTCCTCGCCCGGCCTGGAGGCGTTCGGGCGTTCGCTGGCCGCCGGGGACACGCACCTCCTCGTCGCGGCCGCGGACGGCGCGGGCGGGCAGGACGTCGTCGTTGCCTACCGGCGCGTGAACGGAGGCTGGGAGGAGGAAGCACGCCTGGCAGCGGATGGCGCGCCGGCGGGGTTCGGGGCTTCGATCGCGCTCGGCGGCGACCTCGCGCTGGTCGGCGCGCCGCTCGTCGCTGAGGGTCGCGGCGAGGCGTACCTCTTCGGCTTCGAGGCGGACGCGGGCTGGCAGCGCGTCGCGCGGCTCGGCGGCGAGGGCGGAGACGCGGGGCGCGCGTTCGGGTCGGCGGTCGCGTTCGCGGGCGAGGAGGCGCTGGTCGGCGCGGCCGGTCAGGATGCCGGGCTCGGCGCCATCCACCGGTTCGCGAGGGACGCCGCCGGGGAGTGGCAGCTCGCGGAGACCGTGGCGCCCGACAACGCGGCCCCCACCGCGTTCGGCGCCGCGCTCGCCGTGCACGGCGCCACCGCGTGGGTCGGCGCGCCCCTGGCCGGCGGAAGGGGTCTCGTGTACCGGATGGAACGCTCCGAGGACGGCTGGACCGTTGAAGCCGGGTTCGACATGCCGGGCCGGGAACCGGTCCAGGTGGGACGCGTGGTGGCCGCGGGGAGCGGCCGGGTGGTCGCGGGTCTGCCCGCCGACGACTTCGGGGCCGGGTCCGCCGTGCTCATGGACATCCGGTCCAGCAGGTTGGTCCGTCTCGCGAGCGAGCAGGTCGGGCTCTCCTCGATCTCGGGCGGCCAGATCGACTGCGAAGAGGGGCTCGCGGAGGGCTTCGACTGCGACCGCGTGGACCTCCTGTCCTTCATTCCGCGGGAAGAACTCGGCGCCCCCCGCGGCGTCCGCCTCAACGACGTGTGGGGCTGGACCGATCCGGCGACGCAACGGGAATACGCGCTCGTGGGCCGCATGGACGGCATCGCGTTCGTCGACGTCACGGATCCGTTCAACCCGCGGTATCTCGGCAACTTCGCCAAGACGCCCGGGAGCCGGTCGAACACGTGGCGCGACATGAAGGTGTTCGGGGATCACATGTTCGTCGTCGCCGACGGGGCGGGACAGCACGGGATGCAGGTCTTCGACCTCACCCAGTTGCGCGACGTCACGGAGCCCCGGGAATGGAAGCCCACGGCGCTGTACGAGGAGGTCGCCTCGGTCCACAACGTCGCGATCAACGAGGAGACGGGCTTCGCGTACCTGGTGGGCGCCTCCGGCGGAGGCGAGACGTGCGGCGGCGGTTCGCACATCGTCGACATCAACGACCCGCTCAATCCCGTGTTCGTCGGCTGCTTCGCCCACCCGAACACCGGACGCCGCAACACCGGGAACTCGCACGACACGCAGTGCGTGATCTACCACGGCCCCGACGAGGACTACGCGGGCCGGGAGATCTGCGTGAACGCGAACGAGACGGCGATTTCGATCGCCGACGTGACGGACAAGTCGAACCCCGTCGCCGTGGCGCGGGCCGAGTACGCGAACGTGGCCTACGCGCACCAGGGCTGGCTCACCGAAGACCACGCCTACTTCTACTCCAACGACGAACTCGATGAGGTGAGCGGGCAGGTGGACGCGACGCGGACCCTCGTGTGGGATCTGCAAGACCTCGACGATCCGCTCCTCGTCCGGGAGTACTACAGCCCGACGAAGGTCACGGACCACAACCTCTACGTGCGCGGCGACCGCCTCTACATGTCGAACAACCGCGCCGGGCTGCGCGTGCTCGACATCAGCGACCCCGAGAATCCGACCGAGGCGGGCAGCTTCGATACCACGCCCTGGGGCGAGGACGCGGCCGGCTTCGACGGCACGTGGAGCGTCTATCCGTACTTCGAGAGCGGGACGATCCTGCTCTCGAGCCGGCGCGAGGGGCTGTTTCTCGTGAAGGCGCGGGCAGAGCGGCTTGTCCCCTGA
- a CDS encoding zinc ribbon domain-containing protein, which produces MQRAGCPACQAPLRQDALYCAACGTPVGAPPRKPRSARLPWVLSGLGLVVFSVMIAVLVQRGSVTRIGDMTMTGGLPGEAAGGPAAEGPAGGAGMPSMEELAAMGPRGVADRLFERVMREHEGGDFERAAFFIDMALQAYDAVPREEIDADARFHVGLLRLLMGESGLAREQADEILTAHPEHLLGLLLAARAADFEGDADAAEALRSRIRSRVEEAGGIPDLPEYQAHRTLIEGVMQTDGGEGGGGA; this is translated from the coding sequence GTGCAGCGCGCGGGATGTCCGGCCTGCCAGGCGCCGCTGCGGCAAGACGCCCTCTACTGCGCCGCGTGCGGTACGCCCGTGGGCGCTCCCCCGCGGAAACCGCGCTCGGCCCGGCTCCCGTGGGTCCTCTCGGGCCTCGGGCTCGTGGTCTTCTCGGTGATGATCGCGGTGCTCGTCCAGCGGGGAAGCGTGACGCGGATCGGAGACATGACGATGACGGGCGGCCTCCCCGGCGAGGCGGCGGGTGGCCCGGCGGCGGAGGGCCCTGCCGGGGGCGCCGGCATGCCGAGCATGGAGGAACTCGCCGCCATGGGCCCGCGCGGTGTCGCGGACCGGCTCTTCGAGCGCGTGATGCGGGAACATGAAGGCGGCGACTTCGAGCGCGCCGCCTTCTTCATCGACATGGCGCTGCAAGCGTACGACGCGGTCCCTCGGGAAGAGATCGATGCGGACGCGCGATTCCACGTCGGCCTCCTCCGTCTCCTCATGGGCGAGTCCGGCCTCGCCCGGGAGCAGGCGGATGAGATCCTGACCGCGCATCCGGAGCACCTGCTCGGGCTCCTGCTCGCCGCGCGCGCGGCCGACTTCGAGGGGGACGCGGACGCGGCGGAGGCGCTCAGATCCCGCATCCGGTCCCGAGTGGAGGAGGCCGGGGGGATTCCGGACCTCCCCGAGTACCAGGCCCACCGGACGCTGATCGAGGGAGTGATGCAAACGGATGGAGGAGAAGGAGGGGGCGGCGCGTGA
- a CDS encoding MBL fold metallo-hydrolase, with protein MFFRQVFDDTLAQYAYLIGCQRTGDAILFDPQRDIDRYVDLAASEGLRIVAVAETHIHADFLSGAREFAERFGTRLYLSDEGGPDWRYEWARDGGYDHVPLRDGARFETGDVDFRALHTPGHTPEHMSFLVTDRGAGADEPMGLLSGDFVFVGDLGRPDLLETAARVTGAMTPAARRLYGSVRSFLDLPDYLQVWPAHGAGSSCGKALGAVPETTVGYERRFSPAIAAALRGEDAFISHILEGQPEPPMYFARMKRDNRDGAPVLGGLPRPSRTSPREAASRARAGSRAGEVVIDTRPDRSAFMARHLPGSVYVPLTKSFCTAAGSVLTEGAAVTLLIDEADLEWAVRRLVRIGFDDVRGFVEHEAVERYFHDGGEAAAIPEIDLEAASRLSEDGRGDVLDVRYASEYAASHLPGAVNASYTRLPDYADRLPSNGSLLVHCLSGARAAVAASYLAREGRDVHYINDLFTAYAGSLETGGP; from the coding sequence ATGTTCTTTCGACAGGTTTTCGACGACACGCTCGCGCAGTACGCGTACCTCATCGGGTGCCAGCGTACCGGAGACGCGATCCTGTTCGATCCCCAGCGCGACATCGACCGCTACGTGGATCTGGCGGCGAGCGAGGGGCTGCGCATCGTCGCCGTGGCCGAGACGCACATTCACGCCGATTTCCTCTCCGGCGCGAGGGAGTTCGCCGAACGCTTCGGGACTCGGCTCTACCTGTCGGATGAAGGCGGCCCCGACTGGCGCTACGAGTGGGCCCGCGACGGGGGCTACGACCATGTGCCGCTCCGCGACGGCGCCCGCTTCGAAACCGGCGACGTCGACTTCCGGGCGCTGCATACGCCGGGGCACACGCCCGAGCACATGTCGTTTCTGGTCACGGACCGCGGTGCCGGGGCCGACGAGCCCATGGGCCTGCTCTCCGGGGACTTCGTCTTCGTGGGAGACCTCGGCCGGCCCGACCTGCTCGAGACGGCGGCGCGGGTCACGGGAGCGATGACGCCTGCCGCACGCCGGCTGTACGGCTCGGTGCGGAGCTTCCTCGACCTGCCCGACTACCTGCAGGTGTGGCCGGCCCACGGCGCCGGTTCCTCGTGCGGAAAGGCGCTCGGGGCGGTGCCGGAGACGACCGTGGGGTATGAAAGACGCTTCAGCCCGGCGATCGCGGCGGCGCTGAGAGGGGAGGACGCGTTCATCTCCCATATCCTCGAGGGTCAGCCCGAGCCGCCGATGTATTTCGCCCGCATGAAGCGTGACAACCGGGACGGCGCCCCCGTGCTGGGCGGCCTTCCGCGGCCGTCTCGGACCTCTCCGCGCGAGGCGGCGTCTCGCGCCCGGGCGGGTTCGCGCGCAGGCGAGGTCGTGATCGACACGCGGCCGGACCGGTCGGCCTTCATGGCGCGGCACCTCCCGGGGTCGGTCTACGTCCCACTAACGAAGTCGTTCTGCACCGCGGCGGGCTCGGTCCTGACGGAGGGCGCGGCGGTCACGCTCCTCATCGATGAGGCGGATCTCGAGTGGGCGGTGCGGCGCTTGGTGCGGATCGGGTTCGACGACGTGAGGGGCTTCGTGGAGCACGAAGCCGTCGAACGATACTTTCACGATGGCGGAGAGGCGGCCGCGATTCCCGAGATCGACCTCGAGGCGGCGAGCCGGCTCTCGGAAGATGGGCGGGGCGACGTCCTCGACGTGAGATACGCGTCGGAGTACGCGGCGTCGCACCTGCCCGGGGCGGTCAACGCCTCCTACACTCGGCTGCCCGACTACGCGGACCGGCTGCCGTCGAACGGTTCGCTGCTCGTACATTGCCTGAGCGGCGCGCGGGCCGCGGTGGCCGCGAGCTATCTGGCCCGCGAGGGGCGCGACGTGCACTACATCAACGACCTGTTCACCGCGTATGCGGGATCGCTGGAAACCGGAGGACCCTAA
- a CDS encoding M20 family metallopeptidase, producing MTGSGANGHTPAQAVSGRMAELRDEFVDFISQLVLEESPSTDPEAQRGIGAILTETLNDLGLDVEHIPGQASGGHLLARSPGAADGRAAAGGAQLLVGHMDTVWPIGTLRDMPVRVSDGRLWGPGAFDMKTGLAIGVFALRTLRDLGLDAGVAPVFFINSDEEIGSPESEPLIRDLARRASRAFVLEPALGPGGRLKTRRKGIGQYNVEVAGRSSHAGLAPEEGASAILELAHAIRQIDRLADPGAGTTMNVGLIEGGSRPNVVAASASCEVDVRVWTAAEADRIREGMFGLEPTVPGTRIRVTQVAARGPLERTPRNVALWERALRVADEIGLELEEGSAGGGSDGNLTSQYTATLDGLGAVGDGAHARHEFVWIDRAVERVALLAGLIAAP from the coding sequence GTGACCGGCTCCGGCGCGAACGGACACACGCCCGCGCAGGCCGTGAGCGGCCGAATGGCCGAACTGCGCGACGAGTTTGTCGATTTCATCTCCCAACTCGTGCTGGAGGAATCCCCTTCCACCGATCCGGAGGCCCAGCGCGGCATCGGCGCGATCCTCACGGAAACCTTGAACGACCTCGGTCTGGACGTAGAGCACATCCCGGGACAGGCGAGCGGCGGCCACCTGCTGGCGCGGAGCCCCGGGGCGGCCGACGGGCGGGCCGCGGCGGGCGGGGCACAACTTCTCGTGGGGCACATGGACACGGTGTGGCCCATCGGGACCCTGCGGGACATGCCGGTGCGGGTGTCGGACGGGCGCCTCTGGGGTCCCGGCGCCTTCGACATGAAGACGGGACTCGCGATCGGCGTGTTCGCGCTGCGGACGCTCCGGGACCTCGGGCTGGACGCGGGCGTCGCACCCGTCTTCTTCATCAACTCGGACGAGGAGATCGGGAGCCCGGAATCCGAGCCGTTGATTCGCGACCTGGCGCGTCGCGCGTCCCGGGCCTTCGTCCTCGAACCCGCGCTGGGTCCCGGCGGCCGGCTCAAGACGCGGCGCAAGGGGATCGGCCAGTACAACGTCGAGGTCGCAGGACGGAGTTCGCACGCGGGACTCGCCCCGGAAGAGGGGGCGTCGGCGATCCTCGAACTCGCCCACGCGATCCGGCAGATCGACCGCCTGGCGGACCCCGGGGCCGGGACGACGATGAACGTGGGGCTCATCGAGGGCGGCTCCCGCCCCAACGTGGTCGCGGCGAGCGCCAGCTGCGAGGTGGATGTGCGCGTGTGGACGGCCGCGGAGGCCGACCGGATCCGCGAGGGGATGTTCGGCTTGGAGCCCACCGTGCCCGGGACGCGGATCAGGGTCACGCAGGTGGCGGCCCGGGGGCCGCTGGAGCGTACGCCGCGCAACGTCGCTTTATGGGAGCGGGCGCTCCGGGTGGCGGACGAGATCGGCCTCGAACTCGAGGAGGGATCGGCGGGCGGCGGCTCGGACGGTAACTTGACGAGCCAGTACACGGCGACGCTCGACGGGCTGGGGGCGGTCGGCGACGGCGCCCACGCCCGGCACGAGTTCGTGTGGATCGACCGGGCCGTGGAGCGCGTCGCGTTGCTGGCGGGGCTGATCGCGGCGCCGTAG